Within Thermococcus indicus, the genomic segment TCTCGTCCATGAAGACTATGCTCGGGGCCCTCTCTCTGGCCACTTCGTAGAGGGCCGTTATTATCTTGGTCGACTCGCCGAAGTACTTGCTGAGAACGTTGCTGGCCTTTACGCTGAAGAACGTTGCGTTTAAACTGCCCGCGGCGGCCGAGGCGAGTAGTGTTTTACCCGTTCCCGGCGGGCCGAAGAGGAGGATACCCTTCCAGGGCTGAATCGATTCTGGCCTCTGAAGGGCCGAAATCACGACCGTTTCCATCATGAGCCTCTTTACATCATCGAGACCGCCTATGTCGCTCCACTTGACCTTGGACTTCGTTATCAGGTTCTCGACGTATTGCTTGAACTTGTCCTCCTCTTCGCTCTCCGTCCCGGCCTCCTTTCCACTTCCACCTTCCTTCATCGGTCTGTGCTTTCTCTTTACCCCGTAGCGGCCGGTCTCAACGTCCCTCGCTATGGTCTCCCACTTCTTGGCCTTCTGGAGGTAGCTCTCGCGGTTGAACTCGTCATACTTCGCGAGCTGCTTCAGTATCCTGGAGCATTCGAGAGCCTTTTTTCTGGCGGTCTCCCTGTCGCCCTTCTTTATCGCTTCCTCAAACTCCTTCTTGGCTTTCTTAAAGGCCGACATCAGGGGACCTGAAAGATCGACGGGCATTTCAATCACCACCATAGGTTACTCAAGTTTCATTTGCTTTGAGACTCCTATAACAAAAGGAAAGAACGGCATCCCACACGTTGAGTGTCGAGACTCCGTATGCAGTGTTCATGTCGTTTAAGCTCAGACCCATCAAATGTCCCCCCGACGGAGTTTTATTTTGTGTACTATTAACTCAGCCTTATCGACGAGCTCTGGGGGGATATCCAGTCCTTCTTCGAGCCTCATCTTAAGCTGTTGCACCAGCTGTTCCAGCTCGGTTCTAACTTCTCCTTTAACGTACTCCAGTAAGTCTGTGGCATACTTGTACGAGTCCACCTTGTTACCGACTTTCATGCTCATCAGCAATAGGTCACCCAGGTAAAAGGCTACCTTCCATTTATCCCCAACTGTTGTACTTTTTCTGAGTTCTTCCTTCATCGACATCCCGAGATATATGGCAAGGTCTCTCTGGAGCTCAAGCATGTTCCTGTACCTCAGTTCCTTGTCCTTTGATAGCATCTTCATTATTATATGTTCCACATCCTTTGCCTCGGGATTTATGTCACTGGGCGGAAGTGGGTCCTCTGTGGTTATTTTTGATGCCAGTTCCACGAAGTCCCTAGCCTCAAATGGCAGTTTTCCGGTGACGAGCTCGTAGAACACAACACCCAGCTGCCAGATATCCGTTCTCTCGTCAGTTTCTCCAAACTTTTTGCTTATCTGTTCCGGGGCGGCGTAGAGCGGCGTAAATCCTGCCATTGTTGAGCTCCTGCTGCTGGTCATAACCTTACTTAGTCCCCAGTCCGAAACTTTTGGAATGCCCTGCTTGAGGAGGATATTGGAAGGCTTCAAGTCCCTGTGGATTATACTCTTCGAATGTGCGTACTTTAATCCCTCTGCAATATTAAAAATCAGCCACGCAGCTTTTCTAACATCCATGGGCTTCTCTTCTTTTTCCAGGTTCCCTTCACAGTATTCCATTTCAATGTAAGGTACGGGAAGTATGTTGTAGTCGTAAATCTCAACTATATTCTGGTGTTTCAGACCGGCCCAATTCTGGAGTTCCTTTACGAAGCTCTTACCAGTTGCTTCGTCGAGGCTTATGGGAACTTTAATCGCCACGACTTTTCCGTCGTTTACCCTTTTTGCCTTGAAGACCCTTGCGAATCCACCTTTACCTATAAATTCAACGTCAGTGTATTTGTTTGAAAGTTCTTGAGGAAACGTTGTTTGAGATGTGGGGCGTGGAGCGAATTCTTCAATGGCCTTTCCGGTCGTTTTTTCTTCTATTTCCTTGAATTTCCTGTTCATGAACAGGACAATCAGGGCTATCGCGAGCAGTACTCCACCACCCAGATAATAGAGAGTTTCAGTGCCTAACGTGGTCCCTCCAACCTGAATTCCCCCGACCATATTCTGGGAAAGGGCGCTTAACTTAACGTTGATGCTTGTTTTCTCGCCACTTTTGACTGTTGTATTCCTGACGGCATCCTCATAACCGTCTTTTATCACTCTGACGGTATAGTTTCCAGGAGGTAAAGTGAGCTGTAGTGGTGTTAGCCCGCGGTAATCCCCGTTTACGTATACCTTTGCCTGGTCTGGTTCAGACGTTACCTCGAGGATACCATTGGCCTCACTGAGAATGGCGCTTATCTTCTCAGAGGAACCGGCGGTTAGGGAGACCGTTTTAATCCAATCTAGGTATCCATATTTGACTAGCTTTACTTCGTAGTCGCCAGCTTCAAGCGTTAGGTTTACGGGGGTGACCCCGGCGTATTCTCCGTTTATATATACCTTGGCCCCGCTGGGAGTCGAGTCCACTTCAAGAGTTGAAGCGGTATCTATTGCGACTTTATTTAGTGTTACGTTTAAAGTCTTAGCTTCACCCGCGAGGAGTCTGATCGTTGATGTCCAACGGGAATAGCCTATTTTTTCAATTGCTATCGAATACGTTCCCTCTTCAAGCTTAAGTGTCAGGGGAGTGTTGCCTTTGTAGGAGCCATCTACAAAAACTCTTGCATTGGTGGGGAAGCTGTGGATTTCCAGGGTTGCCATGGAGGCGGGTGATACAAAACTGCTCTCAATCTTGTAGTACTCCACAGTTCCGTTTTCATAGCCAAGGAGGAGGTAATTATTCCAGCTAACCGCAAAATCTGATACTAATCCTGGGAATGTTGCTCTAAGAACCTCTGTACCGTTCTTTATTGAGAAAACTCTGAGGGTGCTTATCAGCCTGTTGTCATCCCGTAGACATGCCACTAGGAAGTCCCTCGAAAATTTGAAGCCCACTACGACCCCTGATACTCGCTTAGTCCATAGGACTCCCCCCGTTATGTTTTGAACGCGAATAATACCGTCTCCTGGTAGGGGGAGATATACCATAATCTTGCCGTTCTTGTTGATGTAAATGTATCCCCTTTCTCCGCTCTCCCACAGGGCTTTACCGTTCGACGAGAATATTAACGTGTTGTTGTATCCCCCATCTACACTCACGGCCAGAAGATCGCCTCGGTAGTCCATGGAAATTCCCCATACTCTTGTCCCCCAAGTTGGACTGGGAAATACTCTTTTCCACCTCTCTCTGAGGGTTGAACCATCAAACGTAAAATAGTGAAGGCTGGCATTTGCTACCTCTGTCATACCCTTGTCAGTCCAACCCGCAAAGGTTCCGACGGCTATTCTACTGCCATCTTCCGAGATGGCGACGGTATAGGCTCCGCCACTGTAAAAGTCAAAAAATCTGTTCGCAACTTCGTCGCCTTTTGTGTTGAGCACGTGTAGGTAATGATCATCTCCCGTGATGGCTATGTAGTTTCCGTTACCACTGACTGCAATGTCTCTGAGAACGTGGTTAAACGTTTTTGATCCAGTCTTTCTGCCCGCGCTGCTCAATATGGCGGCTTCGCTTATGAAGTCAACCGAACCTCCAGCGGGATTTAGGTAGTAACTTAAAACCGCAAGCACGGTTCCATCATCGTTTATATCAACGGCATTAATTGTTCCTTCAACTTTCGCCGTAAAAAGTTTAATTAGTTCCGCCCCGTTGTCCTCAACGCTGAACTTCACGGTAGGCACAAACTCGTTGATAAAGATCACCGTCTTATCTTCAAAGGCTACTGCTATGTACCTCCCGCTCCGTGATATTGCAATATTCTTTACCGTTCCAAAGTTATTCCTGAAGGAGCCCTCCCACAGGACATTTCTGCTTCCGGAGAGAACGGTAACCCTTCCATCCCTCTGTCCGACTACTATATACTGCTCCCCCCAGTCAAATGACATAGACACGGGGTCTCCAAGAAGGGGAGTGGAAAACTGATACTGGCCGTCCTTCAAGCTTAATCCAATCACCATTGGAACCTCCCCTGAGAGGGAGATGTAAACCTTGTCGGTTCCTACAGTTAGGGACTCCACAGTACCATTTAATTCCCTGCTCCACACTTCGCTTCCCGTTGATATTTTCTTGACATTGATTTTGCCTCCGGAACAGATAATGATATAGTTTCCGTCATACGTCATTCCAACTATCGGTCTACGTGTTCCCAATGGGAGCTTTGCGTAAACCTTTGTGAACCCCTTGTCTGTGATATACACGTAGTAATTGTTACCATCACTCAGAAGGAGGAGAACTCTATCAACCCATGGAGCTGGCTGAACTTTGAGAACATTTAACGAATCCGGAGCGGCAAATCTGGCGTACCTGCCATCCCTATAAAAAACATGGATAAACTTCCCAGAAGCGACGTATAAATTCAGTTCCCAGGAATTACGCTCCAGTTCAACATCCTCTATAGGATATCCTAAATCTCTAGACCACAAGAACTCTCCGTTTAGTGTATAAACTGTTATTACACTCCCTGAGGCCAGGATAACCTGATTTAGGGCCTCCCTGATAACCACATGGGAAGCGGATTCCGCGGACCATAGAACATCCACTGTCTTTTCGGCAGCTGTTTGTGTGACAAAGCTTAAAGTCAAAAGGACAATGAACACGTAGACCGCAAATTTTCTCATTATTGTCCCTCCAATGGTCATAATGCTTGCCTCTTGTAGGTACCTGAAAACAGAAAAATCAAAACTCCTCAATCCACTCCTCCTTTTTCTTCTCGCGTTCCTCTCCCGTTACCTTTTCCGCCGCAACTTCGGGCTCCAGCTCGCCCTCCTTGACGGCATGTATCGTCCTCATTATCTCCGCCAGCTCCTCGTCCTCCTCGAACTCAACTCCAGCCCCAATGGTCTGGTCTGTCATGCCCAGCATCTGGTTGAGGTTTTCGTTGAAGTTCTGAGCATCCAACTGCAGCTCTGTCAGGCGCTCCTCAAGCTCCTCCGGCGACATGTTCCTGAGCAGGTTCCATGTTGGGGTGTCCTTCAACAGGGTCTCGTTCTCCTTGATTATCATGAGGTTGCTGATGAGCATCAGCTGCTTGTTGAGCTGGGCGTGGGTCTTTTGGAGGTTCTGCTTTCTCCTGTTGAGGGTCTTTATCTTGGTGGCTATCGTGAGTTCCTCGCTCTTGGTTCTGGCCATCTTGGCCCTCTCAAAGAGCCTCGCTATTTCCTGGTCTATCGAGGCTATCTCCTTCTCCACCTTCTCTATCTGGTACTCCAGCTTGATCCGGCTCTCCCTGAGCTTTGGGAGGGGTATGTCAAGGGGGTTCTTTCTTCCAAAAAAGCGGGAGAGGACGCTCATAGCTCCTCGTCCTCCAGCTTCCTGTCTATGGAGACGACCTTCTCGGCGACGTCCTCGACGTCAGCCTCCCCCGCCTCAACCTGGCTCCAGGCCTTCATCAGCTCCCTCTCGGTCTGGTCCTCGGTCTCCTCGAACTCCGCGACCTCCATCTCGAAGACTCTGTTCAAGCTGTCCACCATCTCGTCGAACTCCTTGCCGTCGAGGTTTATCTTTATCAGCGCCTGCTCCAGCTCCTCCGGCTCGACGCTGTTGAGCTTCTCCCAGACCCCGGTCTTTCTCAGCTCTTTCTCGTACTTCTTCACGATTATCAGGTTCTTTATGAGGGTGTACTGCTTCTGGGCAGTGGTGAAGTCCTTGAGCTTGAGCTTCTGCTCCATGTCGAGGCTCTTGATTTCCTGGGCGAGCATCTTCTTCTTGAGCTTGTCAGCTCCAATTCCCTCCTGGAAGAGCTGCTTCTTCTTCTTTTCAATCTGGTTGATGTCCTTCTTGAGCCTCTCGAGCCTGTTCCTCAGCCTTATCTCCTCGGCCTGAAGCTCCCTAAGGGAGAGCTTCTCTATCGTGTTCTTCCTCCCAAACATATTGCGTATTCCCATTTCCAAACACCTCCGTGAGAGTTAGAGGGGAAAACGAAAGGGATTACATCGCGAGGATCTCTCTCCTCGCGATCCTTTCCAGGGGTTCGAAGTCGAGGTACTCCTCAACGGTTCTTTCGATGAACTTCAGCCTCTTCTCCTCGTCCCTGCTGAAGATGACTTCCCCCCTGCTAACGACCCTGTACCTGAAGGAAGGTGGAGCGTCGTTCAGGGTTCTAACGTCCACTTCCTTTCCAAGGTACCTCTCGAGTTCGGCCGAGAGCGAAAGCTCATATTTGAGGGGGTTATCAACGCCCTCCACGTACACCGCCACGTCTATGTCCCTTGGGTGCCCGGTCTCAAGGACGCTGCCGTGGAGGTAGGCGAACACCACCTCCGGATGCCCCTCGAGTGCCCCCCTGAGCTTTTCCTTAACTTCCCTGACGTTCAACATACTTCCCCACCGCCCTCACGAACTCCTCGAGGTCCCTGATGTCGTTCTCCATTATCTCAAAGACCAGCCCGTCGTCTATCCTCCAGTACCTGTGGACGAGCACGTTCCTGAACTTTGCCATCCTGGCGAGCCTTTCGGCGAGTTCCCCGTCAATGGCTCCAATATCGGCGAGCGTTCTGAAACAGTCGGCGTAGCTCTTGGGCACCCTCCCCCTTCTGACGGAGATGTGGTTGCAAACCGAAAACGCCCCCTCTATGGCCGTTATCAGCAGGTACTTGGCCGCGTTCCTCAGCAGGCTGTTTGAGAGGAACTCCTCCCTTCCGGCGTTGACTATCTCTCCAAGCTCCACGAGGGTTTCTTTTATTTCTGCAAGTCTTCTTTCAACGAGATCCCTGTCTATCTCCACCCCTTCCACCTCAGAGGAACCCCTCCTTGACGAGGACGTAGCCCACCCCTTCAACGAACTTGGTTATGTAACCCTTCTCCCTGGACAGCTCGTGGAAAGCCCTCTTTACCGTCTCCTCCGCGAAGTGCTCTAGGGCCTCTTCGAGCCTCACGTAGCCCCTCATTATTATCTTCTCCTCCAGGAAGTCCTTGACCTTGGCGAGAAGCTCCTCGTCCCTCTCGAGGCGGAGCATCGGCTCGAATGCCTTTGCGTACTCGTCGTGGGGGTTGTATATCAGCTCGCCGCTCTCAAGGTCGAGCAGAGCTAAAGAGACGTTCTCGGATATGAAGTTCCTGTGGAAGTCGCCCGAATTGACGTAGTTTGCTATCCTCCTCTCGAAGCCCGTTGGGGAGGCAACGAGGAGGACGATGCGGCCGTTCTTGGCCTCATCACGGGCATCAACCAGGAGCGCGTTGATATCTGCCAGCTCGAGGGGGTCGGTGTCGAAGCCGACCTCGGCGTAGCGCTCGGGCCTTCCATAGAAGAGCGCCCTTACGGTTATCTCCTCCTTCTTTCCGAGGAGCTTCTTCTCCTTGAGTCTGACCTCCACCAGTCTGTTGTCGGGGACGTTCTTGAGGTCCCTCTCGCTCAGCTTTCCTGTGTAGCGGCCCTTGTCAAAGGTCTTCCTCTCCTCGACGGACTCCACCTTGAAGGTCCTGCCCAGGAGCTTCACCTCGTCCCTGAACTTGCTCCTTATCCTCCCGACGAAGTTCATCTCGAGCATTCTCGCCTCGTCGAGCCTGACGAAGCGCGAGCCCTTCTCGACCTTGCCGGCCAGGCTCATTACCTCCTTTATCTTTCTCGAGACCTCGTCCTCCTTTTCCTTCAGCTCAAGCTCCCTCTTCCTTAGCTCCATCTCCTTTTCCTTAAGCTCCAGCTCCTTCCTCCTTATCTCAGCCTCCATGGCTTCAATGCTGGCCATCATTTCCCTCTGCATTCTCTCCAGTTCCGCCTCGAGGGTTCTTCTTGCCTCTTCGTCCTTCATTCTGCTTATCTCCTCGATGAGCCTCTGCCTCTCCTCCTCGAACTGTCTTCTCATCTCCTCCTTCTCCTGAATGAGCCTCGATATCTCGGCTTCCTTCGCAGTTTCAAGCCTTCTCCTGAGCTCTTCTTTCTCCCTCTCGAAGTTCCTGCGCATATCCTCCATCTGTCTCCTCAGCTCCTCCATCTCCCGCTCTTTAGCTTCCAGTCTTCTCTGGTACGTTCTCTCCACCGCCTGCGTCTCCTCTCCGGCCATCGTGAGGAAGTCCCTGAACCAGTCGAAGCGCATCGTTGCTTCCGCTATGGCCGCGTTTATCTTGCCCTTGTAGGAGTCCCACTTGGTCTTGAGGAACCCCCTCAGGGGAAGCTTTATCGAGGGGTCGTTGAGGGCATCATCAATCCACCTGTCCACGCCGTGGTAGTACTCCCTGAGGAGGCCAAGGACGTTGTTATCCCTGTGCATTATCTTCTTCATTATGTCCTCCTTGGAGTATATCTCGAAGACGTTGTAGCGGAGAACCCTCTCGAGGGCCTCCAGCTCCCTGTCCCTGTACCTCCTGCTCGCCGGCAGGTAGGTTTCCCCGTTCTGCCTGAAGCTCCATGCGAGTATGGCCAAAGCTCCCTCGAACTTGCCCCTGAAGTGCATGTCGAGGTCCTTCAGGAACTCCCCGCACTCGCCGTCGAGGTAGCGGTCGTAGTTCTCCTCTATCTGGAGCCAGAGCCTTTCCCTTCTGGAGAAGCTCTCCACGCCGATGTCGAGGCCCTCCTTCAGGACGCGCTCGGCGGGCTTCAAAAGCTCCTTAACACAGTCGGTTCGTCCTTCCTCAAATACCCCCATCTCAACCACCCGCGAAGAGCTTAAGCTCTTCATCTATCCTTTCGGCGAGAAAATCAACGGCATCGCCGTAGCCTTCAATCTCCAGGGTTACCTTTGTCCTTCCGTTTCCTTCGATGGTGGCCCTTATGGTGGCCCTTCCCTTTCTGGTGTACACGCTGTAAACCTTCGCCTCGTTCTCGGAGTGGGAGTAGCCGGCGTTCATCTTGGAGAGCAGGTAGTCGATGAACCTCTCGACGACCTTCTTTTCCTCGGCTATGGTGTATTCAAGGGTCCTCCTCTTTGCCCTGACCCCCTTCTCGACCCTCTTTGCGCTGTACACCTCGACCTTCTCCTCGGCGTTGCCCTCAAGCCTCGAGAAAAGCTCCTCCAGGAACTCCTGGGGCTCGTCCGTTTCGATGTAGAAAACCACCCCTCTGGGCTTTTTCACGGTGGCTCGTGAGGACCATTTGTCCAAAAGATAGTCTATGCGCTTTCTCTCGGCATCGTTATCGTACGTGACGAAGATTATGTAGCCCATAAGCACCACTGCGA encodes:
- a CDS encoding PEGA domain-containing protein, which encodes MRSFDFSVFRYLQEASIMTIGGTIMRKFAVYVFIVLLTLSFVTQTAAEKTVDVLWSAESASHVVIREALNQVILASGSVITVYTLNGEFLWSRDLGYPIEDVELERNSWELNLYVASGKFIHVFYRDGRYARFAAPDSLNVLKVQPAPWVDRVLLLLSDGNNYYVYITDKGFTKVYAKLPLGTRRPIVGMTYDGNYIIICSGGKINVKKISTGSEVWSRELNGTVESLTVGTDKVYISLSGEVPMVIGLSLKDGQYQFSTPLLGDPVSMSFDWGEQYIVVGQRDGRVTVLSGSRNVLWEGSFRNNFGTVKNIAISRSGRYIAVAFEDKTVIFINEFVPTVKFSVEDNGAELIKLFTAKVEGTINAVDINDDGTVLAVLSYYLNPAGGSVDFISEAAILSSAGRKTGSKTFNHVLRDIAVSGNGNYIAITGDDHYLHVLNTKGDEVANRFFDFYSGGAYTVAISEDGSRIAVGTFAGWTDKGMTEVANASLHYFTFDGSTLRERWKRVFPSPTWGTRVWGISMDYRGDLLAVSVDGGYNNTLIFSSNGKALWESGERGYIYINKNGKIMVYLPLPGDGIIRVQNITGGVLWTKRVSGVVVGFKFSRDFLVACLRDDNRLISTLRVFSIKNGTEVLRATFPGLVSDFAVSWNNYLLLGYENGTVEYYKIESSFVSPASMATLEIHSFPTNARVFVDGSYKGNTPLTLKLEEGTYSIAIEKIGYSRWTSTIRLLAGEAKTLNVTLNKVAIDTASTLEVDSTPSGAKVYINGEYAGVTPVNLTLEAGDYEVKLVKYGYLDWIKTVSLTAGSSEKISAILSEANGILEVTSEPDQAKVYVNGDYRGLTPLQLTLPPGNYTVRVIKDGYEDAVRNTTVKSGEKTSINVKLSALSQNMVGGIQVGGTTLGTETLYYLGGGVLLAIALIVLFMNRKFKEIEEKTTGKAIEEFAPRPTSQTTFPQELSNKYTDVEFIGKGGFARVFKAKRVNDGKVVAIKVPISLDEATGKSFVKELQNWAGLKHQNIVEIYDYNILPVPYIEMEYCEGNLEKEEKPMDVRKAAWLIFNIAEGLKYAHSKSIIHRDLKPSNILLKQGIPKVSDWGLSKVMTSSRSSTMAGFTPLYAAPEQISKKFGETDERTDIWQLGVVFYELVTGKLPFEARDFVELASKITTEDPLPPSDINPEAKDVEHIIMKMLSKDKELRYRNMLELQRDLAIYLGMSMKEELRKSTTVGDKWKVAFYLGDLLLMSMKVGNKVDSYKYATDLLEYVKGEVRTELEQLVQQLKMRLEEGLDIPPELVDKAELIVHKIKLRRGDI
- a CDS encoding chromosome assembly protein, which translates into the protein MGIRNMFGRKNTIEKLSLRELQAEEIRLRNRLERLKKDINQIEKKKKQLFQEGIGADKLKKKMLAQEIKSLDMEQKLKLKDFTTAQKQYTLIKNLIIVKKYEKELRKTGVWEKLNSVEPEELEQALIKINLDGKEFDEMVDSLNRVFEMEVAEFEETEDQTERELMKAWSQVEAGEADVEDVAEKVVSIDRKLEDEEL
- a CDS encoding DUF342 domain-containing protein codes for the protein MSVLSRFFGRKNPLDIPLPKLRESRIKLEYQIEKVEKEIASIDQEIARLFERAKMARTKSEELTIATKIKTLNRRKQNLQKTHAQLNKQLMLISNLMIIKENETLLKDTPTWNLLRNMSPEELEERLTELQLDAQNFNENLNQMLGMTDQTIGAGVEFEEDEELAEIMRTIHAVKEGELEPEVAAEKVTGEEREKKKEEWIEEF
- the mntA gene encoding type VII toxin-antitoxin system MntA family adenylyltransferase antitoxin, translated to MLNVREVKEKLRGALEGHPEVVFAYLHGSVLETGHPRDIDVAVYVEGVDNPLKYELSLSAELERYLGKEVDVRTLNDAPPSFRYRVVSRGEVIFSRDEEKRLKFIERTVEEYLDFEPLERIARREILAM
- a CDS encoding ATP-binding protein, with the translated sequence MPVDLSGPLMSAFKKAKKEFEEAIKKGDRETARKKALECSRILKQLAKYDEFNRESYLQKAKKWETIARDVETGRYGVKRKHRPMKEGGSGKEAGTESEEEDKFKQYVENLITKSKVKWSDIGGLDDVKRLMMETVVISALQRPESIQPWKGILLFGPPGTGKTLLASAAAGSLNATFFSVKASNVLSKYFGESTKIITALYEVARERAPSIVFMDEIDALTTKRSGDQSEASRRMLSTLLTELDGFQDKKSDILVLTLAATNTPWDLDEAVLSRFPRRIYVPLPDKEATKEIIKINTRGLDISRLDLDAIAEESVRRLYSGRDLKNLCQEAIWNMIREENRDLHKLASLPFHELRKRSLRTRPLEMRDFEEAFKRIKSPLTRKEIERYEKWAEEFGG
- the hepT gene encoding type VII toxin-antitoxin system HepT family RNase toxin; this translates as MEIDRDLVERRLAEIKETLVELGEIVNAGREEFLSNSLLRNAAKYLLITAIEGAFSVCNHISVRRGRVPKSYADCFRTLADIGAIDGELAERLARMAKFRNVLVHRYWRIDDGLVFEIMENDIRDLEEFVRAVGKYVERQGS